The following proteins are co-located in the Diaphorobacter sp. HDW4B genome:
- a CDS encoding polysaccharide pyruvyl transferase family protein — protein sequence MLNNASATLPGAVRRWTVIGDIGAKHSYHVGDEAMFEANIHLLRSMAPQAQLLAVSRDPEFTAATYGVKAVHGLGFESCESEAACEELLARWTRNHWTSRLPSAFDALTNEADGLVISGGGNLNSTWPEYIYERLALCRKAVSIGAPVILLGQTIGPELNARQRAMVSEILRVAAWVGAREMASYELALELGASPQRLSFQIDDASGLEKHATAELRWPLPFAADERWIGVTFHPLCDPTGSDPLLDQLARQLELVAAQTGCRLVFIPHARANVAAGGLWSDEEMGHALAARIHATHLHVLPVLPAMQVAQLTARASLVVSSRYHPLVFALAAGVPCFGVWSDEYTRIKLQGALHHYGCAGDCCGVPEVVQGQLASNVLALWAHASEMRARLSECGDVIVADEQLRRDALARWMLGNQTVNPPRPARFDQISAAMHARTASGPETYASARNADSQMAWETRSMTVMGQTTLEIDDEGSVQANHSAYAMKMDESAQAMHEIEAERCASSLMEVNAQLRSSLEESIRYARSLEGEILKMRDLGAEPEDSRKLTKAVAQMREEILELNHALQAAYDQMAQGDREEVGRLRGQIGHLTATVDALHASSSWRITKPLRTLYSLLTGR from the coding sequence ATGCTGAACAATGCTTCGGCAACGTTGCCTGGGGCGGTGCGGCGCTGGACCGTGATTGGCGACATAGGTGCCAAGCACAGCTACCACGTCGGCGACGAAGCCATGTTCGAGGCGAACATCCACCTGCTGCGCAGCATGGCCCCGCAGGCCCAATTGCTGGCAGTCTCCAGGGATCCCGAATTCACCGCTGCAACTTATGGAGTCAAGGCTGTCCACGGACTGGGCTTCGAGTCGTGCGAGTCCGAAGCTGCATGCGAGGAACTGTTGGCGAGATGGACACGCAATCATTGGACCAGTCGCCTTCCATCCGCATTTGATGCGTTGACGAACGAAGCAGACGGTCTGGTGATTTCCGGTGGTGGCAATTTGAACAGCACCTGGCCCGAATACATATATGAGCGATTGGCCCTGTGTCGCAAGGCTGTGAGCATTGGCGCGCCAGTGATTCTGTTGGGGCAGACCATCGGCCCAGAATTGAACGCGCGTCAGCGAGCCATGGTCTCGGAGATACTGCGCGTAGCAGCATGGGTTGGCGCAAGAGAGATGGCGAGCTACGAGCTGGCGTTGGAGCTGGGTGCGTCGCCTCAGCGTCTTTCCTTCCAGATCGATGATGCTTCCGGTCTGGAGAAGCATGCCACTGCTGAACTGCGATGGCCGTTGCCTTTTGCGGCAGATGAGCGCTGGATTGGCGTGACATTTCATCCACTGTGTGATCCTACAGGCAGTGATCCCTTGCTGGATCAGCTTGCGCGGCAATTGGAGCTTGTGGCGGCTCAGACGGGATGTCGCCTGGTGTTCATTCCCCATGCTCGCGCGAATGTGGCGGCAGGGGGCTTGTGGTCGGATGAAGAGATGGGGCATGCGCTTGCAGCGCGTATCCATGCGACCCATCTGCACGTATTGCCAGTGCTCCCCGCCATGCAGGTGGCGCAACTGACAGCCCGCGCGAGCCTGGTGGTCAGTTCGCGATATCACCCGCTGGTCTTTGCCTTGGCGGCAGGCGTGCCTTGTTTCGGTGTCTGGAGCGACGAGTACACGCGAATCAAACTGCAAGGTGCCTTGCATCACTACGGGTGCGCTGGTGACTGCTGTGGTGTGCCTGAGGTGGTGCAGGGGCAGCTTGCTTCGAACGTGTTGGCGCTTTGGGCGCACGCTTCCGAAATGCGCGCGCGACTGAGCGAATGTGGTGACGTGATCGTTGCCGATGAGCAACTGCGACGCGATGCCTTGGCGCGTTGGATGCTTGGCAATCAGACGGTGAACCCTCCTCGCCCAGCACGTTTTGACCAGATATCTGCGGCCATGCATGCCCGGACCGCTTCAGGGCCGGAAACGTATGCGTCGGCACGCAATGCAGACAGCCAGATGGCGTGGGAAACAAGATCGATGACGGTGATGGGGCAGACCACTTTGGAGATTGATGATGAGGGATCGGTGCAAGCAAACCATTCAGCATACGCAATGAAGATGGACGAGTCAGCGCAAGCAATGCATGAAATCGAAGCCGAACGGTGTGCATCGAGCCTCATGGAGGTCAATGCGCAGTTGAGGAGTTCTCTTGAAGAGTCCATCCGGTACGCACGCAGCCTTGAGGGCGAAATCTTGAAAATGCGAGACCTTGGCGCTGAACCAGAAGACAGCAGGAAATTGACCAAGGCTGTTGCGCAAATGCGGGAAGAGATACTGGAGCTCAATCACGCTCTTCAAGCGGCTTATGACCAAATGGCCCAAGGTGACCGGGAAGAGGTCGGGAGATTGAGAGGGCAGATAGGGCATCTGACGGCCACCGTCGACGCACTGCACGCGTCCAGTTCGTGGCGCATCACCAAGCCGCTTCGTACGCTGTACAGCCTGCTCACGGGGCGATGA
- a CDS encoding LysR family transcriptional regulator: MKTTLDEMQLFVSVVDLGSISAAAEQLELTVSAASRTLTRLEHKLDTTLLNRTTRRLTLTDEGASFLEQARSILDSVNAAEEQMAARKHAPAGRLRVDAATPFMLHAIVPLIPGFRERYPDIELELNSNEGIIDLIEHRTDVALRIGALKDSTLHARKLATSRVRVLASPAYLAKHGAPRTTAQLLNAERHVLLGFSKPESLNEWPLRHPDGEPVQIQPHILSPNGETLRHLALSGQGIVCLSDFMTREDRASGALVQLFARQTLEVRQTIHAVYYRNTALASRIACFVDYLAEVFREKPFSG; encoded by the coding sequence ATGAAGACGACTCTCGACGAAATGCAGCTCTTCGTGAGCGTGGTGGACCTGGGCTCCATCTCCGCTGCGGCCGAGCAGCTGGAACTCACCGTCTCAGCCGCCAGCCGCACACTCACGCGGCTGGAACACAAGCTCGACACCACGCTGCTCAATCGCACGACAAGGCGGCTCACACTCACCGATGAAGGCGCGAGTTTTCTGGAACAGGCGCGCAGCATTCTCGACTCCGTCAACGCCGCCGAAGAGCAGATGGCCGCCCGCAAGCATGCCCCTGCAGGCCGTCTGCGCGTGGACGCCGCCACGCCCTTCATGCTGCACGCCATCGTGCCGTTGATTCCGGGCTTTCGTGAGCGCTACCCAGACATCGAGTTGGAGCTGAACTCCAACGAAGGCATCATCGACCTGATCGAACACCGCACCGATGTGGCGCTGCGCATCGGCGCGCTCAAGGATTCCACCCTCCACGCCCGAAAACTAGCGACCAGCCGCGTGCGCGTGCTGGCCAGTCCCGCGTATCTGGCAAAGCACGGCGCGCCCAGAACGACCGCGCAACTGCTGAACGCCGAGCGCCATGTGCTGCTGGGCTTCAGCAAACCCGAATCACTGAACGAATGGCCGCTGCGCCACCCCGATGGCGAGCCCGTGCAGATCCAACCGCACATCCTGTCGCCAAACGGAGAAACGCTGCGCCATCTGGCTCTGTCAGGGCAAGGCATCGTCTGCCTCTCCGACTTCATGACGCGCGAGGACAGAGCCAGCGGTGCGCTCGTGCAGTTGTTTGCCAGACAGACGCTGGAGGTCCGGCAGACGATTCACGCGGTGTACTACCGGAACACGGCGCTGGCTTCGCGGATTGCTTGTTTTGTGGACTATTTGGCAGAGGTGTTTCGCGAAAAACCATTCAGCGGATGA
- the dkgB gene encoding 2,5-didehydrogluconate reductase DkgB, producing the protein MSIPSFGAGTFRLKDGAAKDSVLKALDVGYRVIDTAQIYGNEAEVGEAIAESGVPRDQLFITTKIWVDNFSKQKLIPSLRESLDKLRTDVVDLTLIHWPAPGGAVALPEFMEALAEAKVQGLTRQIGISNFNIDLTRQAIAVVGKGEIATNQIELSPYLQNAKLTAFLKEQGIQVTSYMTLAYGKVLNDPVLSAIAHKHKASVAQVALAWALQLGYAVIPSSTKRENLVSNLLAQKLHLDADDMAKIAALERNGREVNPQGLAPVWD; encoded by the coding sequence ATGAGCATTCCTTCTTTTGGCGCAGGTACCTTCCGTTTGAAAGATGGCGCGGCCAAGGACTCCGTCCTCAAGGCGCTGGACGTGGGCTACCGCGTCATCGACACTGCGCAGATCTACGGCAACGAGGCCGAAGTGGGCGAGGCGATTGCCGAGTCCGGCGTGCCGCGCGATCAACTCTTCATCACCACCAAGATCTGGGTGGACAACTTCTCGAAGCAAAAGCTCATCCCCAGCCTGCGCGAGAGCTTGGACAAGCTGCGCACCGACGTGGTCGATCTCACGCTGATCCACTGGCCGGCTCCGGGCGGTGCGGTGGCTTTGCCTGAATTCATGGAAGCGTTGGCCGAAGCGAAGGTACAGGGGCTGACCCGGCAGATCGGCATTTCCAACTTCAACATCGACCTCACGCGCCAAGCCATCGCCGTGGTGGGCAAGGGCGAGATCGCGACCAACCAGATCGAGCTGAGTCCTTATCTGCAGAACGCCAAGCTGACGGCGTTCTTGAAAGAGCAGGGCATTCAGGTCACTTCCTACATGACGCTGGCGTATGGCAAGGTGCTGAACGATCCCGTGCTTTCGGCGATCGCGCACAAGCACAAGGCAAGCGTCGCGCAAGTGGCGCTGGCCTGGGCGTTGCAGCTTGGCTATGCCGTGATTCCTTCGTCCACCAAACGTGAGAATCTGGTGAGTAATCTGCTGGCGCAAAAGCTGCATCTGGATGCAGACGACATGGCAAAGATCGCAGCGCTGGAGCGCAACGGACGCGAGGTGAATCCGCAAGGATTGGCTCCGGTTTGGGATTGA
- a CDS encoding DUF1697 domain-containing protein, translating into MNAKMADLKACFEKLGLTEVRTVLSSGNVVFSSTARSEKNLRSMIEAGMSADLPRSFPVILRRLDHLQKLLSANPFAGFDVSPQAKRVVTFLSEPNAANLSFPMELQGARILAVQDGEVFTAYVPHEDGPVFMSLIEKTFGKNVTTRTWATVQKCVAV; encoded by the coding sequence ATGAATGCCAAGATGGCTGATCTCAAAGCGTGCTTCGAGAAGCTGGGACTCACCGAGGTGAGGACTGTGCTGTCCAGTGGCAACGTGGTTTTCTCCAGCACGGCAAGGTCGGAGAAGAACCTGCGCTCGATGATCGAGGCCGGTATGAGCGCCGATCTACCTCGCAGCTTTCCGGTCATTCTGCGCAGACTGGATCATCTGCAGAAGCTTTTGAGCGCCAATCCGTTCGCAGGATTTGACGTGTCGCCGCAAGCCAAACGGGTCGTGACCTTCTTGAGCGAACCGAATGCGGCAAACCTGAGTTTCCCTATGGAATTGCAGGGCGCGCGGATTCTCGCGGTACAGGATGGCGAGGTTTTCACTGCTTACGTCCCGCATGAGGACGGCCCGGTTTTCATGAGTCTTATTGAAAAGACCTTTGGGAAGAACGTGACCACGCGGACCTGGGCCACGGTTCAAAAGTGTGTGGCGGTCTGA
- a CDS encoding HugZ family protein, with product MSHESRLQGSLRELIEQRRTAALAVASIDGQSAPLISMVPFAWCAEFGCLVIHVSALAAHTQAMQQHAAVSLLFAAPEVAGEGVHALERVSLQGIASTPPKKSVLWTGLRNAYLARFPEAEFMTELPDFRFVCITPESARHIAGFGSARDVSGNDFVAAMNFKSE from the coding sequence ATGTCCCACGAATCCCGCCTCCAGGGCAGTCTGCGCGAGTTGATCGAACAGCGCCGCACTGCGGCACTCGCCGTCGCGTCCATCGATGGCCAGAGCGCGCCGTTGATTTCCATGGTGCCGTTCGCTTGGTGCGCGGAATTCGGCTGCCTTGTGATCCACGTGAGCGCGCTGGCCGCGCACACGCAGGCCATGCAGCAGCATGCCGCCGTGTCGCTGCTTTTTGCTGCGCCGGAAGTTGCGGGTGAAGGTGTGCATGCGCTGGAACGGGTCAGCCTTCAAGGCATTGCATCGACACCACCCAAGAAAAGCGTTCTGTGGACCGGCCTGCGCAACGCTTATCTCGCGCGTTTTCCCGAGGCCGAATTCATGACCGAATTGCCCGACTTCCGCTTTGTCTGCATCACGCCGGAATCAGCTCGCCACATTGCAGGCTTCGGCTCGGCGCGTGATGTTTCGGGCAACGATTTTGTGGCCGCGATGAATTTCAAGTCTGAATGA
- the lexA gene encoding transcriptional repressor LexA — MSDSPKLTARQQQILDLIQNAISRTGAPPTRAEIAAELGFKSANAAEEHLQALARKGVIELVSGTSRGIRLRSETVRNINAARGSQFNLPIPGLSQLILPLIGRVAAGSPILAQEHIDQSYTVEGSLFARKPDYLLKVRGMSMRDAGIMDGDLLAVQATQDVRNGQIVVARLGDEVTVKRLRRSAEAIELLPENPDYPVITVHPGEPFEIEGLAVGLIRNTMLM, encoded by the coding sequence ATGTCCGACAGCCCCAAGCTCACCGCCCGTCAGCAGCAAATTCTGGATCTGATCCAGAACGCCATCTCGCGCACCGGCGCGCCGCCCACCCGTGCGGAAATCGCTGCCGAACTGGGCTTCAAGTCCGCCAACGCCGCCGAAGAGCACCTGCAGGCCCTGGCCCGCAAAGGCGTGATCGAACTCGTCAGCGGCACCTCGCGCGGCATTCGTCTGCGCTCCGAGACCGTGCGCAACATCAACGCCGCACGCGGCTCGCAGTTCAACCTGCCGATTCCGGGCCTGTCCCAGCTGATTCTGCCGCTCATCGGGCGCGTCGCAGCCGGTTCGCCCATTCTCGCGCAAGAACACATTGATCAAAGCTATACCGTCGAAGGCAGCCTCTTCGCACGCAAGCCCGACTACCTGCTCAAGGTGCGCGGCATGTCCATGCGCGATGCCGGCATCATGGACGGCGACCTGCTCGCCGTGCAGGCCACGCAAGACGTCCGCAATGGCCAGATCGTCGTCGCGCGCCTGGGCGATGAAGTCACCGTCAAGCGCCTGCGCCGCTCGGCCGAAGCCATCGAGCTGCTGCCCGAGAATCCGGACTACCCGGTCATCACCGTGCACCCCGGCGAGCCGTTTGAAATCGAAGGTCTTGCGGTCGGTCTGATCCGCAACACCATGCTCATGTAG
- a CDS encoding asparaginase gives MVVAKKIVLLGTGGTIAGTSAVAGANTGYTAAQIGVEGLIAAVPALAEVAAGGLVAKQIAQVDSKDMSHEIWLKLARHCEKHLADPDVQGIVITHGTDTLEETAWFLQQVLDPRKPVVLCSAMRPATALAPDGPQNLLDSVIVASEPTASGVLCVAAGEIHGAREVTKVHPLRLNAFSSGDAGPLGWVEGRSVRWVRNSAPERPVASSARLVQTLPEPDLWPQVEIVMSHAGVSGALVRALAAQGVDGIVVAATGNGTLHKTLEQALEAVEQEGVLVRVASRCVEGLVHGEPDARWASANGLSPVKARICLMLDLIDDDLAAEDDDSVVGD, from the coding sequence GTGGTTGTTGCAAAAAAAATCGTGCTGCTGGGAACGGGCGGGACGATAGCTGGCACTTCTGCAGTCGCCGGTGCCAATACGGGTTACACCGCAGCGCAGATTGGCGTGGAGGGTCTGATCGCGGCGGTTCCTGCACTGGCGGAGGTGGCTGCGGGTGGGCTGGTTGCCAAACAGATCGCTCAAGTGGATAGCAAGGACATGAGCCACGAAATCTGGCTCAAGCTTGCTCGGCATTGCGAGAAGCATCTGGCTGATCCGGACGTGCAGGGCATCGTGATCACGCATGGCACGGACACGCTGGAAGAAACTGCGTGGTTTTTGCAACAGGTGCTGGATCCGCGCAAGCCCGTCGTGCTGTGCAGCGCCATGCGTCCGGCGACGGCGCTGGCTCCGGATGGGCCGCAGAACCTGCTGGATTCCGTGATCGTGGCGAGCGAGCCCACGGCCAGTGGTGTGTTGTGCGTGGCAGCGGGCGAAATTCACGGCGCGCGCGAGGTCACCAAGGTGCATCCGCTGCGGCTGAATGCGTTTTCTTCGGGCGATGCGGGCCCGCTGGGCTGGGTGGAGGGGCGCAGCGTGCGCTGGGTGCGCAACAGCGCGCCGGAGCGTCCGGTGGCGTCGAGTGCGCGGCTGGTGCAGACCCTGCCCGAGCCCGATCTGTGGCCACAGGTGGAGATCGTCATGAGCCACGCGGGCGTCAGCGGCGCGCTGGTGAGGGCGTTGGCGGCGCAGGGCGTGGATGGCATTGTTGTCGCTGCCACGGGCAACGGCACGCTGCACAAGACGCTGGAGCAGGCGCTGGAGGCCGTGGAACAAGAGGGTGTGCTGGTGCGCGTGGCTTCGCGCTGCGTCGAGGGACTGGTGCATGGCGAGCCCGATGCGCGCTGGGCGAGCGCCAACGGGCTCAGCCCGGTCAAGGCACGGATCTGCCTGATGCTGGATCTGATCGATGACGATCTGGCGGCCGAAGACGACGATTCGGTCGTGGGCGATTGA
- the adk gene encoding adenylate kinase, with product MRLILLGAPGAGKGTQAAFICQKYGIPQISTGDMLRAAVKAGTPLGVQAKAVMDAGQLVSDDLIINLVKERIAQPDCAKGFLFDGFPRTIPQADAMKAAGVKLDYVLEIDVPFEAIIERMSGRRSHPASGRTYHVKFNPPKAAGKDDVTGEDLVQREDDKEETVKKRLDVYDAQTRPLVDYYSNWAKADAAAAPKYRAISGTGSVEEITQRALQALAG from the coding sequence ATGAGACTGATTTTGCTCGGCGCCCCAGGTGCCGGTAAGGGTACACAAGCCGCCTTCATCTGCCAGAAATACGGTATCCCGCAAATCTCCACTGGCGACATGCTGCGCGCAGCTGTCAAGGCTGGCACCCCGCTGGGCGTGCAGGCCAAGGCCGTGATGGACGCAGGCCAACTGGTCAGCGACGACCTGATCATCAACCTGGTCAAGGAACGCATCGCCCAGCCAGACTGCGCCAAGGGCTTCCTGTTCGACGGTTTCCCCCGCACCATCCCTCAGGCCGACGCCATGAAGGCTGCCGGCGTGAAGCTGGACTACGTGCTCGAAATCGATGTTCCGTTCGAAGCCATCATCGAACGCATGAGCGGCCGCCGCTCGCACCCCGCCTCTGGTCGCACCTACCACGTCAAGTTCAACCCACCCAAGGCGGCGGGCAAGGATGACGTGACCGGCGAAGACCTGGTCCAGCGCGAAGACGACAAGGAAGAAACCGTCAAGAAGCGCCTCGACGTGTACGACGCCCAGACCCGTCCGCTGGTTGACTACTACTCCAACTGGGCCAAGGCCGACGCTGCCGCAGCCCCCAAGTACCGGGCCATCAGCGGCACCGGCTCCGTGGAAGAAATCACGCAGCGCGCCCTGCAGGCACTGGCAGGCTGA
- the kdsB gene encoding 3-deoxy-manno-octulosonate cytidylyltransferase, which translates to MSAAAPAAPFTVLIPARMASSRLPNKPLADIAGAPMVVHVARRASQSAATRVVVAADDQRIVDACQAHDVQAILTRADHPSGSDRLAEACGQLGLDGSDIVVNVQGDEPLIDPRLIDAVASILEQRGDASMGTAAHAIDSVEDYVNPNVVKVVLDAKGLAHYFSRSPIPFARDFAPGTAWWKDEKHLPVAAKGVAPLRHIGIYSYRAGFLREFPRLAPAPTEVLEALEQLRALWHGHRIAVHVSEHAPGPGVDTPADLERVRALLG; encoded by the coding sequence ATGAGCGCTGCCGCTCCTGCCGCACCGTTCACGGTGCTGATTCCCGCGCGCATGGCGTCTTCGCGCCTGCCCAACAAACCACTGGCCGACATCGCCGGAGCGCCCATGGTGGTGCACGTGGCACGCCGCGCCTCGCAAAGCGCCGCCACCCGCGTCGTTGTGGCAGCGGATGACCAGCGCATCGTCGATGCCTGCCAAGCGCACGACGTGCAAGCCATTCTGACGCGCGCCGACCACCCAAGCGGCAGCGACCGCCTGGCTGAAGCCTGCGGACAACTGGGCCTCGATGGCAGTGACATCGTGGTCAACGTGCAAGGCGACGAGCCGCTGATCGACCCACGCCTGATCGACGCGGTCGCGAGCATCCTCGAACAGCGCGGCGACGCCAGCATGGGCACAGCCGCACACGCCATCGACTCGGTGGAGGACTACGTCAATCCGAACGTGGTCAAGGTCGTTCTCGATGCCAAGGGCTTGGCGCATTACTTCAGCCGCTCGCCGATTCCGTTTGCGCGCGACTTTGCACCCGGCACGGCCTGGTGGAAAGACGAGAAGCATCTACCTGTCGCAGCCAAGGGTGTCGCTCCGCTGCGCCACATCGGCATCTACAGCTACCGCGCCGGTTTTCTGCGCGAGTTCCCGCGCCTTGCACCCGCACCCACCGAGGTGCTGGAGGCGCTGGAGCAGTTGCGAGCGCTCTGGCATGGTCACCGCATTGCAGTGCACGTGAGCGAACACGCGCCCGGCCCCGGCGTGGACACGCCTGCCGATCTGGAGCGCGTGCGGGCGCTGCTGGGCTGA
- a CDS encoding Trm112 family protein has product MDPKLLELLVCPVTKGPLTFDRERQELISRSARLAYPVRDGIPVMLENEARELTDEELEA; this is encoded by the coding sequence ATGGATCCCAAACTGCTTGAACTGCTGGTATGCCCCGTCACCAAAGGCCCGCTGACCTTTGACCGCGAGCGCCAGGAACTCATCTCGCGCAGTGCCCGTCTGGCCTACCCGGTGCGCGACGGCATTCCCGTCATGCTCGAAAACGAAGCGCGCGAGCTGACCGACGAAGAGCTCGAAGCATGA
- the lpxK gene encoding tetraacyldisaccharide 4'-kinase, which produces MAGNASSALRTSWQRRGALGYLLWPVSQLYGALTALRRALYRSGTLQSTRLPVPVITVGNVIAGGAGKTPVTMAIVRHLQAHGFHPGVISRGYGRKTEGCRAVTEKSTAHDVGDEPLLLARALQVPVFVASQRAEAGQALLDEHPEVNILVCDDGLQHLALQRDIEVCVFNNEGAGNGWLLPAGPLREPWPRNVDLVLYAGQPPGGQSPQFELTRQLAANAVNADGFHQPLDALRGQAVNALAAIARPEDFFGMLQAHGLTLKQTFALPDHFDFSDWKLEGDAALPLLCTEKDATKLWPMQPEALAVPLEVRLPAAFFEALDTLLKRYHPPLAQ; this is translated from the coding sequence ATGGCCGGGAACGCATCCTCCGCGCTGCGCACATCGTGGCAGCGCCGGGGCGCTCTCGGTTACCTGCTCTGGCCTGTCTCCCAGCTCTACGGAGCCCTCACCGCCCTGCGCCGTGCGCTCTACCGCAGCGGCACACTCCAAAGCACGCGCCTTCCCGTTCCCGTGATCACCGTCGGCAATGTGATTGCCGGTGGCGCGGGCAAAACTCCCGTGACCATGGCCATCGTGCGGCATCTGCAGGCACACGGGTTCCACCCCGGCGTCATCTCGCGCGGCTATGGGCGCAAGACCGAAGGCTGCCGCGCTGTCACCGAAAAAAGCACAGCGCACGACGTGGGCGACGAACCGCTGCTGCTTGCGCGCGCGCTGCAGGTGCCGGTCTTCGTCGCCAGCCAACGTGCCGAGGCCGGGCAAGCCCTGCTCGATGAGCATCCCGAAGTAAACATCCTCGTCTGCGATGACGGCCTGCAGCATCTGGCGCTGCAGCGTGACATCGAGGTCTGCGTGTTCAACAACGAAGGCGCGGGCAACGGCTGGCTGCTGCCCGCAGGCCCGCTGCGCGAGCCATGGCCGCGCAATGTAGATCTGGTGCTGTACGCGGGTCAGCCCCCCGGTGGCCAATCGCCGCAGTTCGAGCTGACTCGCCAGCTCGCCGCGAATGCAGTCAATGCGGACGGTTTTCACCAGCCACTCGATGCGCTGCGCGGGCAAGCCGTGAACGCGCTGGCTGCCATCGCCCGGCCTGAAGATTTCTTCGGCATGCTGCAAGCGCACGGCCTCACCTTGAAGCAGACCTTCGCCCTGCCCGATCACTTCGATTTCAGCGACTGGAAGCTGGAGGGCGATGCGGCTCTGCCCCTGCTGTGCACCGAAAAAGACGCCACCAAACTCTGGCCCATGCAGCCCGAGGCGCTGGCCGTGCCGCTGGAAGTCCGGTTGCCAGCAGCGTTTTTCGAAGCGCTCGATACGCTGCTCAAGCGCTATCATCCACCCCTTGCTCAATGA
- a CDS encoding biopolymer transporter ExbD, whose protein sequence is MNFRPRAKEAPEINLIPFIDVLLVILIFLMLSTTYSKFTEMQLSLPVADVEQMRDRPKEIIVSVGADGRYAVNRSALEGKNVETVAAALSTAAKAGKDSVIIISADASSPHQAVVTVMEAARRVGLSQITFATQTSASAGK, encoded by the coding sequence ATGAACTTTCGACCACGCGCCAAGGAAGCACCGGAGATCAACCTGATCCCGTTCATCGACGTGCTGCTGGTGATCCTCATCTTCCTGATGCTGTCCACCACCTACAGCAAGTTCACCGAAATGCAGCTCTCGCTGCCGGTGGCCGATGTGGAGCAGATGCGTGACCGCCCCAAGGAAATCATCGTTTCCGTGGGCGCGGATGGCCGCTACGCCGTGAACCGTTCCGCCCTCGAAGGCAAGAACGTGGAAACGGTGGCCGCCGCCCTGTCCACCGCCGCCAAGGCGGGCAAGGACAGCGTGATCATCATCAGCGCCGACGCCTCATCGCCGCACCAGGCGGTCGTCACCGTCATGGAGGCCGCACGCCGCGTGGGCCTCTCGCAAATCACCTTCGCCACCCAGACGTCGGCATCGGCCGGCAAATAA
- a CDS encoding MotA/TolQ/ExbB proton channel family protein: MLSIIQAAGWPIWPLIACSILALALIIERFIALKTARVAPPKLLDEAMTVSSKGVPGPDVVAQLAQNSALGEVLASGLRTLNSEPQATEEDVRASMESTGRAVAHRLEKYLNALATIASAAPLLGLFGTVVGMIEIFGSQGGGNTMSGGNPAQLAHGISIALYNTAFGLIIAIPTLIFWRYFRSRVDDYLLNMELSSEQFLRYLKRHAGR; this comes from the coding sequence TTGCTGTCGATCATACAAGCCGCAGGCTGGCCCATCTGGCCACTGATTGCCTGTTCCATTCTGGCCCTTGCGCTCATCATCGAGCGCTTCATTGCCCTGAAAACTGCGCGCGTCGCGCCGCCAAAGCTGCTGGACGAAGCCATGACGGTTTCCTCCAAAGGCGTGCCCGGCCCCGATGTGGTGGCACAACTGGCCCAGAATTCCGCGCTTGGTGAAGTGCTGGCCTCGGGCCTGCGCACGCTCAACAGCGAACCTCAGGCCACCGAAGAGGATGTCCGCGCCTCGATGGAAAGCACCGGCCGTGCCGTGGCGCATCGCCTGGAAAAATACCTGAACGCGCTGGCGACCATCGCCTCCGCTGCACCACTGCTGGGTCTGTTTGGCACCGTGGTCGGCATGATCGAGATCTTCGGCTCGCAAGGCGGTGGAAACACCATGTCCGGCGGCAACCCGGCGCAGCTCGCGCATGGCATCTCGATCGCCCTGTACAACACCGCTTTCGGCCTGATCATCGCGATTCCCACGCTGATCTTCTGGCGCTACTTCCGCAGCCGCGTCGACGACTATCTGCTGAACATGGAGCTGTCGTCCGAGCAGTTCCTGCGTTACCTGAAGCGCCACGCCGGTCGCTGA